A single Crateriforma conspicua DNA region contains:
- a CDS encoding glycosyltransferase family 2 protein yields the protein MRASCLINSHNYVRYVGQAVRSALEQTIPFHEIIVVDDGSTDGSLEALRREFAGQGTVEILGKRQAGQLSCFHHGCPLITGDVVFFLDADDIYDPDLVDRCGAIYRQRPDVNFLSVGFREIGNVRNVKRRMKPTRDRGLSALASVFNRSWIGNPTSCLSMKTDLLRKILPYPHEDDWVTRADDVLVFGASLAGGHKYHLDMPLVNYRIHDQNHHARKRFDAAQKLAHALKLNRLMAHYIDRMGYDVPSLGYLLPREFRTIEKPTLRELVSYAKMSSRARVPLHVRLEQYLLMAIHYAQQVRTPKTDPDAVIQPVGSAEPASDNAFVPPGIAKPTKTEANCPGGKRPQRRAA from the coding sequence TCATCGTGGTCGACGACGGATCGACCGACGGGTCCCTGGAGGCCCTGAGACGCGAGTTTGCCGGACAGGGGACCGTCGAGATTTTGGGCAAGCGACAGGCGGGACAACTGTCTTGCTTTCATCACGGTTGTCCGCTGATTACGGGCGATGTTGTGTTCTTTCTGGACGCCGACGACATCTATGATCCCGATCTGGTCGATCGATGTGGGGCCATCTATCGGCAACGCCCCGACGTCAACTTTTTAAGCGTCGGCTTCCGTGAAATCGGAAACGTCCGCAATGTGAAACGTCGCATGAAACCGACCCGCGATCGAGGGCTAAGTGCTCTGGCGTCCGTCTTCAATCGGTCGTGGATCGGCAACCCGACATCGTGTTTGTCGATGAAGACGGATCTGTTGCGAAAGATCCTGCCCTATCCGCACGAAGACGACTGGGTGACCCGCGCCGACGACGTTTTGGTGTTCGGTGCTTCCTTGGCCGGCGGTCACAAGTATCACCTGGACATGCCGCTGGTGAACTATCGGATTCACGACCAGAACCACCACGCGCGGAAGCGGTTCGACGCCGCTCAAAAACTGGCTCACGCGCTGAAGCTGAATCGATTGATGGCGCACTACATCGATCGAATGGGGTACGACGTGCCGTCGCTGGGGTACCTGTTGCCCAGAGAGTTTCGCACGATCGAAAAGCCGACGCTGCGGGAATTGGTCAGCTATGCCAAGATGTCCTCGCGCGCCCGAGTGCCTCTGCATGTGCGATTGGAACAGTACCTGTTGATGGCAATCCACTATGCGCAACAGGTTCGCACGCCCAAGACGGACCCCGATGCGGTCATTCAGCCCGTCGGATCGGCCGAACCGGCATCGGACAACGCGTTCGTACCGCCAGGAATTGCAAAGCCGACCAAGACCGAGGCGAATTGCCCTGGAGGCAAGCGGCCACAGCGACGTGCCGCCTGA
- a CDS encoding cellulase family glycosylhydrolase, with product MSLQFSSLNSCCFHTRPARIAFSLAACLLLLAPTGVTAKQPAGHGGPSASKKVNDPPRVIVRRTAWGKTVTGSTGQLLRGGVIPVFKYRRDLIGTEHGPETDYARDPEFYDQMKAAGVNAIRLVFFDPWQRSHGDYVTDQPYPYMPITVQDVYRQGLADEGDRKAAKRVLREERDKLFDDFDTIIDLAAQRGMYVMINYHDVFGYTDPDFDGGIPIDDWQFGYTDNQTYLNTFWNWMSKRYKNRTHVFFELMNEPVGYHPNDYSDDDIQAIYDLYRRVRRRAPKTHLVLGSFVTPASWNERTMLAIADQWESMGVDFTNASIGYHGYDTSDLPWTSDDVTEVAQKYAILNTEQNFPEYVDDGTGDPDAPGYDGDFYGHQSMERLNISWFSWNTAGPDEFEANFEGLLRAEAAAKGFLWDAELWLADLVQYYQNQRGFFARFIYYAMKCYFWRVTFF from the coding sequence ATGAGCCTGCAATTTTCGTCGCTAAATTCTTGTTGCTTTCACACTCGGCCCGCCCGCATTGCATTCAGCCTTGCGGCTTGTCTGCTGCTGCTTGCCCCCACCGGCGTCACCGCCAAACAGCCGGCCGGGCATGGTGGACCGTCGGCATCCAAAAAGGTCAATGACCCGCCGCGTGTCATCGTCCGGCGGACTGCCTGGGGCAAAACGGTCACCGGTTCGACCGGACAACTGCTTCGCGGCGGTGTGATCCCGGTGTTCAAGTACCGGCGTGATTTGATCGGTACCGAACATGGTCCGGAGACCGATTACGCACGCGACCCCGAATTCTATGACCAGATGAAAGCCGCCGGTGTGAACGCGATTCGGCTGGTCTTCTTCGACCCGTGGCAACGTTCCCACGGCGACTACGTGACCGATCAACCCTATCCCTACATGCCGATCACCGTGCAGGACGTCTATCGCCAAGGCTTGGCCGATGAAGGTGATCGCAAAGCCGCTAAACGCGTGCTGCGGGAAGAACGCGACAAGCTGTTCGATGACTTTGACACCATCATCGACTTGGCCGCCCAGCGAGGCATGTACGTGATGATCAACTATCACGATGTGTTCGGGTACACCGATCCGGATTTCGACGGCGGTATTCCGATTGACGACTGGCAATTCGGATACACCGACAACCAAACGTACCTGAACACGTTTTGGAACTGGATGTCCAAGCGTTACAAGAATCGAACGCACGTGTTCTTTGAATTGATGAACGAACCGGTCGGCTACCATCCCAACGACTATTCCGACGATGACATCCAGGCGATCTATGACTTGTACCGCCGTGTCCGCCGCCGGGCACCCAAGACGCACCTGGTGCTGGGCAGCTTCGTCACACCGGCCAGCTGGAACGAACGCACGATGTTGGCGATCGCAGACCAGTGGGAAAGCATGGGCGTCGATTTCACCAACGCATCGATTGGCTATCACGGATACGACACATCCGACCTGCCTTGGACCAGTGACGACGTCACGGAAGTCGCGCAGAAGTACGCGATCCTGAACACCGAACAGAATTTTCCCGAGTATGTCGACGACGGAACCGGGGATCCCGACGCTCCCGGATACGACGGTGATTTTTATGGTCACCAGTCGATGGAGCGTCTGAACATCAGCTGGTTTTCGTGGAACACCGCCGGACCGGACGAATTTGAAGCCAACTTCGAGGGCCTGCTGCGTGCCGAAGCCGCCGCGAAAGGTTTCCTGTGGGACGCCGAGCTTTGGCTGGCCGATTTGGTGCAGTATTACCAGAACCAGCGTGGCTTTTTCGCCCGTTTCATCTACTACGCAATGAAGTGCTACTTCTGGCGGGTGACGTTCTTCTAA
- a CDS encoding glycosyltransferase family 2 protein — MGVIISTYNSPQWLQKVLWGYECQTDPDFETIIADDGSGSETRRLVEDFRQRGRLNLRHVWHPDDGFRKTEILNRAIEQNDCDYLMLTDGDCVPRRDVVALHKSMAKPGHYLSAGYFKLTRPVSRAIGQADIASGRAFTHRFLQNAGQPLRWKNARIAAPAVIGRWMNRMTPTVASWNGAQSSTWKSDLVAANGFDTRMQYGGEDRELGERLVNAGMKGIQIRYTAICLHLDHDRGYVTEEMWANNDRIRQQTKASGRTRTPWGIVDESVAAAA, encoded by the coding sequence ATGGGTGTGATCATCAGCACTTACAATTCGCCACAGTGGCTGCAGAAGGTTCTGTGGGGGTATGAATGTCAAACCGATCCCGATTTTGAAACCATCATCGCCGACGATGGATCGGGATCCGAAACACGCCGGTTGGTGGAAGACTTTCGGCAACGCGGTCGCTTGAACTTGCGCCATGTTTGGCACCCCGACGACGGGTTCCGAAAGACTGAGATCCTGAACCGGGCGATCGAACAAAACGATTGTGATTACTTGATGCTGACCGATGGCGACTGTGTTCCGCGTCGCGATGTCGTCGCGTTGCACAAGTCGATGGCCAAGCCGGGACACTATCTGTCGGCGGGATACTTCAAATTGACACGGCCGGTCAGTCGTGCGATCGGGCAAGCCGACATTGCATCGGGCCGCGCATTCACGCATCGCTTCTTGCAAAACGCCGGGCAGCCACTGCGCTGGAAGAACGCACGTATCGCCGCCCCCGCCGTCATCGGCCGTTGGATGAACCGAATGACGCCGACCGTGGCGTCGTGGAACGGGGCGCAAAGCAGTACGTGGAAATCCGATTTGGTTGCCGCCAACGGATTCGACACTCGGATGCAGTACGGCGGCGAAGATCGCGAATTGGGCGAACGTCTGGTCAACGCCGGCATGAAGGGCATTCAGATCCGATACACCGCGATCTGTTTGCACTTGGATCACGATCGTGGTTACGTGACCGAGGAAATGTGGGCCAACAACGATCGGATCCGGCAACAGACCAAAGCATCCGGTCGCACCCGGACGCCCTGGGGTATCGTGGACGAATCAGTGGCCGCCGCCGCCTAG
- a CDS encoding DNA gyrase/topoisomerase IV subunit B has translation MSKSANGNSYAAKDIVALEGLEPVRKRPGMYIGGVGSAGLHHLIWEIVDNSVDEAMNGHASEITVTLHKDASTISVSDNGRGIPIDKHPQTKKPALEMVLTVLHAGGKFEGNNYKTAGGLHGVGASVVNALSKELIAVVRRDGSQFRMTFSKGVPTSKLQKLRGTVRGSGTMITFTPDPTIFPKTTFDSETIRHRLETASFLHRGLKVTFVDETQGTKQTYLHEEGIVDYLRKVLKDRNAKPIHEAPFTLNQDADPRMEITLQWTESTDEHIRSYVNGIPTGSGGTHENGFRGGLTKAVRNYIDTHNLTPRGVKISPEDIREGLVAIVSVFISEPQFQGQTKDRLNNPEVQAAVEGVVRPSAEQWMNNNRSIADSIVARIIAAARARAASRAASEAVSRKTAGKRSLLPGKLSDCISTGKGYSELFIVEGDSAGGSAKQGRDRNTQAILPLRGKVLNTESATLKKILENKEIQDMIAALGCGIGANMNVASLRYDRVILLADADSDGHHITTLLLTFFYRHMPQLIADGRLFIAVPPLYRIDIGKETYWAADEAHREEILAQHGGRAKPEITRFKGLGEMMPNVLWETTLNPATRKLEKVEIDDHLETDRVISDLMGRDASARFRFIMDRAEDAVEIDV, from the coding sequence ATGAGCAAATCAGCCAACGGAAACAGTTACGCGGCGAAAGACATCGTCGCCCTGGAAGGACTGGAACCAGTCCGCAAACGCCCCGGCATGTACATCGGTGGCGTCGGATCGGCCGGCCTGCACCATCTGATCTGGGAAATCGTCGACAACAGTGTCGACGAGGCGATGAACGGGCATGCCAGCGAGATCACGGTCACGCTGCACAAAGACGCCAGCACGATCTCGGTCTCCGACAACGGCCGCGGCATCCCGATCGACAAGCACCCACAGACGAAAAAGCCGGCGCTGGAAATGGTGCTGACTGTCCTGCACGCGGGCGGCAAATTCGAAGGCAACAATTACAAGACCGCCGGCGGTCTGCACGGCGTGGGTGCCAGTGTCGTCAACGCGCTCAGTAAAGAACTGATCGCGGTCGTCCGCCGCGACGGCAGCCAATTCCGGATGACGTTTTCCAAGGGCGTGCCGACGTCCAAGCTACAGAAACTGCGGGGCACGGTTCGTGGCAGTGGGACGATGATCACCTTCACGCCCGACCCGACCATCTTTCCGAAGACAACTTTCGACAGCGAAACGATCCGGCATCGCTTGGAAACGGCCAGCTTCCTGCACCGCGGGCTGAAGGTCACCTTCGTCGACGAAACCCAGGGCACTAAGCAGACCTATCTGCACGAAGAAGGCATCGTCGACTATTTGCGAAAGGTGCTGAAGGATCGAAACGCTAAACCGATCCATGAGGCTCCGTTCACCCTGAACCAAGACGCCGATCCACGGATGGAGATCACGCTGCAGTGGACCGAGTCGACCGACGAACACATCCGCAGTTACGTCAACGGGATCCCGACCGGCAGCGGCGGCACCCATGAAAACGGATTCCGTGGCGGATTGACCAAAGCGGTCCGCAACTACATCGACACCCACAACCTGACGCCGCGGGGCGTGAAGATTTCCCCCGAAGACATTCGCGAAGGCTTGGTCGCGATCGTCAGCGTGTTCATCTCCGAACCTCAATTCCAAGGTCAAACCAAAGACCGGTTGAACAATCCGGAAGTCCAGGCCGCGGTCGAAGGCGTCGTGCGCCCGTCGGCTGAACAATGGATGAACAACAACCGCAGCATCGCTGATTCGATCGTCGCGCGGATCATCGCCGCCGCTCGGGCCCGCGCCGCCAGCCGCGCCGCCAGCGAAGCGGTGTCACGAAAAACGGCCGGCAAACGCAGCCTGTTGCCCGGCAAGCTTTCCGATTGCATCTCGACCGGCAAAGGGTACAGCGAACTGTTCATCGTCGAAGGTGACAGCGCCGGCGGCAGCGCCAAACAAGGCCGCGACCGAAACACTCAAGCGATCCTGCCGCTGCGTGGAAAGGTGCTGAACACCGAAAGTGCGACGCTGAAGAAGATCCTGGAGAACAAAGAAATCCAAGACATGATCGCGGCGTTGGGATGCGGCATCGGCGCCAACATGAACGTCGCCAGTCTGCGTTACGACCGCGTGATTCTGTTGGCCGACGCCGACAGTGACGGGCATCACATCACGACGTTGCTGCTGACGTTCTTCTATCGTCACATGCCACAACTGATCGCCGACGGGCGGCTATTCATCGCCGTACCGCCGCTGTATCGCATCGACATCGGCAAAGAAACTTACTGGGCCGCCGATGAAGCCCACCGCGAAGAAATCTTGGCCCAGCACGGCGGCCGAGCCAAACCGGAAATCACCCGCTTCAAGGGACTGGGCGAAATGATGCCCAACGTCCTGTGGGAAACCACGCTGAATCCGGCCACGCGAAAATTGGAAAAGGTGGAAATCGACGATCACCTGGAAACCGACCGCGTGATCAGCGATCTGATGGGCCGCGATGCGTCGGCACGATTCCGCTTCATCATGGATCGGGCCGAAGACGCCGTCGAAATCGACGTCTAA
- a CDS encoding glycosyltransferase family 4 protein, whose amino-acid sequence MTHQVEDAELIIGDWHHRFTGVSATIATMLPEMADKERLAVLSGRESPYPRVGMWQAIQLCWRRPVEKPFRILHARRNIELWLGLLLRKVLRRPVRVVFTSAAKRRHSAVPRFLISTADVRIATTDEAASHLRDVAAVIPHGVNCQKFRPADDRTGVLRSFGIRQQKAAAIVGRIRPEKGTDLFVDAMIPVLQQRRDVAACLVGTATQKFAEFADDLKKRIHEAGVTDQVYWMNQLGHDDLARLLSGISMCVAPARYEGFGLVPLEAMACQAAVVASMTGAYPQIVVPEKTGLLVDCGDADGLSQAIARLLDDDTLRISMGQAGRQRVINHYSAELESRRIREVYRNLWNKAA is encoded by the coding sequence ATGACCCATCAGGTCGAAGACGCCGAACTGATCATCGGCGATTGGCACCATCGATTCACCGGTGTCAGCGCGACGATTGCGACCATGTTGCCGGAAATGGCGGACAAAGAAAGGTTGGCCGTGTTGTCGGGCCGCGAAAGTCCGTACCCTCGTGTCGGCATGTGGCAGGCGATTCAGTTGTGTTGGCGTCGACCGGTGGAAAAGCCGTTTCGGATCCTGCACGCCCGTCGCAATATCGAACTTTGGTTGGGTCTGCTTCTTCGCAAGGTTTTGCGTCGGCCCGTCCGCGTGGTGTTCACGTCCGCGGCCAAGCGTCGTCATTCGGCGGTGCCACGTTTTTTGATCTCGACCGCGGACGTTCGGATCGCGACAACCGACGAAGCGGCGTCCCATCTGCGTGACGTGGCCGCGGTGATCCCGCATGGCGTGAATTGCCAAAAGTTTCGTCCCGCCGATGACCGCACCGGTGTGTTGCGGTCCTTCGGCATTCGACAGCAAAAGGCCGCGGCCATCGTCGGACGCATACGTCCGGAAAAGGGCACCGACTTGTTTGTCGACGCGATGATTCCTGTGTTGCAGCAACGCCGGGACGTGGCGGCTTGTTTGGTCGGGACCGCAACACAAAAGTTTGCGGAGTTCGCAGACGATTTGAAAAAGCGGATTCATGAAGCAGGCGTTACGGATCAAGTCTATTGGATGAACCAGTTGGGGCACGACGATCTGGCTCGTTTGTTGTCGGGCATTTCGATGTGCGTGGCGCCGGCTCGCTATGAAGGTTTCGGCTTGGTGCCGTTGGAAGCCATGGCGTGTCAGGCGGCGGTGGTCGCCAGCATGACCGGGGCGTATCCGCAGATCGTTGTGCCCGAAAAGACGGGTTTGCTGGTCGACTGTGGTGACGCCGATGGTTTGTCCCAGGCGATCGCGAGATTGCTGGATGATGACACGCTGCGTATTTCGATGGGGCAGGCGGGACGTCAGCGTGTGATCAATCATTACAGCGCGGAACTGGAATCCCGGCGAATCCGCGAGGTCTATCGAAACCTTTGGAACAAGGCGGCCTGA
- a CDS encoding alpha-1,2-fucosyltransferase gives MILIGKRPGRLGNGLNLFAHFIAFSVQHDCPLANPAFFEYAHLFEGTYRSGLACRFPAQPASMVPSPWVRNVAYRGLHVVLASLNDTGMVRWPLRIHSIDLTKDCDLESEDFLRRVRDGNLIVRGYRFRCPNLVRRHINVIRDFFRPVEIYRRQIDASLQVARDGCDVLIGTHIRQTDYQKFMNGDWFYPVARYHAWMRDLANQFPGRRVRFLVCSDGNLSAEDFPEVDVTINRGSPVVDMYSLAGCDYLIGPPSSFSGWASMYGDVPLRVLYPHDRHIGRHEFCVSGDVDFSTTAAAA, from the coding sequence ATGATTCTGATCGGTAAACGACCCGGCCGGCTGGGGAACGGGCTGAATCTGTTCGCCCACTTCATCGCCTTTTCGGTGCAGCACGATTGCCCGTTGGCCAACCCGGCGTTCTTCGAATACGCCCATCTGTTTGAAGGGACATATCGCAGCGGATTGGCGTGTCGCTTTCCCGCCCAACCCGCGTCGATGGTGCCCTCGCCATGGGTGCGAAACGTCGCCTATCGGGGGCTGCATGTCGTCCTGGCGTCACTGAATGACACCGGCATGGTTCGGTGGCCTTTACGGATCCATTCGATCGATTTGACGAAAGACTGCGATCTAGAATCCGAGGACTTCTTGCGTCGTGTACGCGACGGCAACTTGATCGTCCGCGGTTATCGTTTCCGCTGTCCGAATCTGGTGCGACGTCACATCAACGTGATCCGCGACTTCTTTCGGCCCGTTGAAATCTATCGGCGCCAAATCGACGCATCTTTGCAGGTGGCTCGGGACGGATGCGACGTGCTGATTGGAACGCACATCCGGCAAACCGACTATCAAAAATTCATGAACGGCGATTGGTTCTATCCCGTCGCTCGGTACCACGCTTGGATGCGTGATCTGGCGAATCAATTTCCCGGCCGGCGTGTCCGTTTTCTGGTGTGCAGCGACGGCAACCTATCGGCGGAAGACTTTCCCGAGGTGGATGTCACGATCAACCGCGGCAGCCCCGTCGTTGACATGTATAGCTTGGCCGGATGTGACTATTTGATCGGCCCGCCCAGTTCTTTTTCGGGCTGGGCATCGATGTATGGCGACGTGCCGCTGCGAGTGCTGTATCCGCACGACCGGCACATTGGTCGGCACGAGTTTTGTGTTTCCGGCGATGTCGATTTTTCGACCACCGCCGCGGCCGCCTGA
- a CDS encoding DUF1592 domain-containing protein — MLPTAGADPPSAAGPSPTQPISQTHFVDVVRPLLVQFCGDCHHPEDADDPVGFLRSKTAAQIQHQREIWSSVAQQLNHRTMPPADADQPSESQRLQLARWIEDHLRTTACTGEEYAGSVQPRRLNRDQYTHVINDLTGLDFDFVESFPADGSGGEGFDNNAETLFLPPLLMERYLEVAGQVADRLIVTPPPLVRWSGQTLVVMPTDRDCGLLIRSPAESGGALVQVTVDGRIAETVSLQSEGGHPVGWILLSLTAGPHQIRLETVGRTTGVHEPVEPTPAVEGLLVGLPQRDIRGGQEDERQRRQNSDTFRRWAIQHQDAPDQQCRVALDRLAIQTGGPELSQRLSAMRRFLGQTTESALSFDPKCNRKQALQAIDRFARLAWRRPLSDGQRDRLAMLIDRGLDRGDGILRSMKLPLIAILVSPNFLFVGERSVAPERIVAVSDFELASRLSFFLWHSLPDETLLTLAESGQLSHPDELRRQVDRMIADPRSIRFADSFAGQWLGTVAVGNTKIPDTNFFKPAYNPMLVRSLRAQVGALMHHMMRNDRPIIDWIDADYVIVNDVLARHYRIGQFADDESTPKPAKGRWGGEHDDVDLGPFYRLDLSSDSPDRRRAGVLGLGAVHMLTSYSRRTSPVLRGGWVLETLLGARVPSPPPDAGQLPGGEKEQDGKTVRERLQRHRQNPTCAACHDLIDPIGFAMECFDVLGRYRDSESQGGQAIDTSGRLPDGTTFEDVNQLRTVLRQRHESFAREYVRRLLGYALARSLEDADSCTIESLVDQAIQPETTTADLIHAVVQSLPFRFRQGPAGAVESVDH; from the coding sequence ATGCTGCCGACCGCCGGGGCGGACCCGCCATCAGCGGCCGGTCCGTCGCCGACGCAACCGATCAGCCAGACTCATTTCGTCGACGTGGTCCGCCCGCTGTTGGTGCAGTTCTGTGGCGATTGTCACCATCCCGAGGATGCCGATGATCCGGTCGGCTTTCTGCGTTCGAAAACGGCGGCGCAGATTCAACACCAACGCGAAATTTGGTCCAGCGTCGCACAGCAACTGAACCACCGCACGATGCCACCGGCCGACGCGGATCAACCCAGCGAATCCCAGCGTCTACAGCTGGCACGCTGGATCGAGGACCATCTGCGAACGACGGCTTGCACCGGAGAAGAGTATGCTGGCAGTGTCCAGCCACGGCGTTTGAATCGCGACCAATACACTCACGTGATCAATGACCTGACGGGATTGGATTTTGACTTTGTCGAAAGTTTTCCAGCCGACGGCAGCGGTGGCGAGGGATTCGACAACAACGCCGAAACCTTGTTCCTGCCCCCGCTGTTGATGGAACGCTATCTGGAGGTCGCCGGCCAGGTCGCTGATCGACTGATCGTGACGCCGCCGCCGTTGGTTCGCTGGTCCGGGCAAACGCTGGTCGTGATGCCGACCGACCGGGATTGCGGATTGCTGATCCGATCACCGGCGGAATCGGGTGGGGCCCTCGTTCAGGTCACGGTTGATGGCCGCATCGCTGAAACCGTGAGCTTGCAGAGTGAGGGTGGGCACCCGGTCGGTTGGATCTTGCTTTCCTTGACTGCCGGTCCCCACCAAATCCGACTGGAGACGGTCGGTCGGACCACCGGTGTCCATGAACCGGTGGAACCGACGCCCGCGGTCGAAGGCTTGCTGGTGGGCTTGCCCCAGCGGGACATCCGCGGCGGCCAAGAAGATGAACGTCAGCGTCGACAAAATTCCGACACTTTTCGACGCTGGGCCATCCAGCATCAAGACGCCCCGGATCAACAGTGTCGTGTCGCGTTGGATCGACTTGCGATCCAGACGGGCGGACCCGAATTGAGCCAACGGTTGTCGGCGATGCGACGGTTTTTGGGACAGACGACCGAATCCGCGTTGTCGTTCGATCCGAAATGCAATCGAAAGCAAGCCTTGCAAGCGATTGATCGGTTCGCACGTCTTGCTTGGCGACGACCGCTGAGCGATGGGCAGCGTGATCGTTTGGCCATGTTGATCGATCGTGGCTTGGACCGCGGCGACGGCATCCTTCGGTCAATGAAGTTGCCTTTGATCGCCATTCTGGTTTCGCCAAACTTTCTGTTTGTTGGCGAACGATCGGTTGCACCGGAGCGGATCGTCGCGGTCAGTGATTTCGAACTGGCGTCTCGCTTGTCGTTCTTCTTGTGGCACTCGTTGCCCGATGAAACGTTGTTGACGTTGGCTGAATCGGGACAGCTTTCGCATCCGGACGAATTGCGACGCCAAGTGGACCGGATGATCGCCGATCCACGCAGTATTCGCTTTGCCGATTCGTTTGCCGGTCAGTGGCTGGGCACCGTCGCGGTCGGCAACACCAAGATTCCAGACACGAATTTTTTCAAACCCGCTTACAACCCGATGCTGGTGCGTTCGCTGCGAGCCCAGGTCGGTGCATTGATGCACCACATGATGCGGAACGACCGCCCGATCATCGATTGGATCGATGCGGACTATGTGATCGTCAACGATGTGTTGGCCCGGCACTACCGAATCGGACAGTTTGCAGACGATGAATCGACGCCGAAACCCGCCAAGGGGCGATGGGGAGGCGAACACGATGACGTCGACTTGGGACCGTTTTATCGGCTGGACTTGTCGTCCGATTCGCCTGACCGACGACGTGCCGGCGTCTTAGGTTTGGGGGCCGTTCACATGCTGACCAGCTATTCGCGGCGGACCAGCCCGGTGTTGCGAGGCGGTTGGGTCTTGGAAACGCTTCTGGGGGCTCGTGTGCCTTCGCCGCCCCCGGATGCCGGGCAATTGCCGGGCGGTGAAAAGGAACAAGACGGCAAAACGGTGCGTGAACGGTTGCAGCGACATCGACAGAACCCGACCTGTGCGGCCTGTCACGATTTGATCGATCCGATCGGATTCGCGATGGAGTGTTTCGATGTGTTGGGCCGTTATCGCGATAGCGAATCCCAGGGCGGTCAGGCGATCGACACGTCCGGTCGCTTGCCCGACGGGACGACCTTTGAAGACGTCAACCAATTGCGAACGGTGTTGCGACAGCGACACGAATCGTTTGCCCGTGAATACGTGCGTCGTTTGCTCGGCTATGCCCTGGCACGTAGCTTGGAAGACGCCGACAGTTGCACGATCGAATCGTTGGTCGATCAAGCAATTCAGCCGGAAACAACGACCGCGGACCTGATCCATGCGGTGGTGCAAAGTTTGCCGTTCCGGTTCCGACAAGGTCCTGCCGGAGCCGTCGAATCGGTGGATCACTGA
- a CDS encoding serine O-acetyltransferase yields the protein MASDFRLKEQLPRLTEQIVSTYTPDDVINHLGHCPLPNYTAIIDILLDLKDILYPGYRRKTGLHSGNIHYHVGGLIDQLHDSLTAQIARALRHEDRVKHNHGDCESDVDFEAKGQAMAIELLKSIPRLRAVLGTDVQAAFDGDPACQTTDEIVFCYPGFEAITVYRIAHELTRLQVPFIPRMMTEWAHKQTGIDIHPGAEIGEYFFIDHGTGVVVGETCEIGNHVKLYQGVTLGALSFPTDSTGQLIRGKKRHPTIEDQVVVYANATILGGRTVIGRDSVIGSSVWITKSVSPGTTVMLEKPQLRVKGSEEPSEEMTPAGNYQI from the coding sequence GTGGCATCGGATTTCCGTCTTAAAGAACAGCTTCCGCGTCTGACCGAACAAATCGTGTCGACGTACACGCCCGACGACGTGATCAATCATTTGGGTCACTGTCCGCTGCCCAATTACACCGCGATTATCGACATCCTGTTGGACCTGAAGGACATCCTGTATCCGGGGTATCGGCGAAAAACGGGACTTCACAGCGGCAACATTCACTATCACGTCGGCGGCCTGATCGACCAGCTGCATGATTCGCTGACCGCCCAAATCGCTCGGGCGCTTCGGCACGAGGATCGGGTCAAGCACAACCACGGCGATTGCGAAAGCGATGTTGATTTCGAGGCCAAGGGTCAGGCCATGGCCATCGAATTGCTCAAGAGCATCCCACGACTGCGGGCGGTCTTGGGCACCGACGTGCAAGCCGCCTTTGACGGAGATCCGGCCTGTCAAACCACCGATGAAATCGTTTTCTGCTATCCGGGTTTCGAAGCCATCACGGTGTACCGGATCGCGCACGAATTGACCCGGCTGCAGGTGCCCTTCATTCCGCGGATGATGACCGAGTGGGCTCACAAGCAAACCGGCATCGACATTCACCCGGGTGCGGAGATCGGTGAATACTTCTTCATCGACCACGGCACCGGTGTGGTGGTCGGGGAAACTTGTGAAATCGGAAACCACGTCAAGCTGTACCAAGGCGTGACGTTGGGGGCGCTGAGCTTTCCAACCGATTCGACCGGACAGCTAATCCGTGGCAAAAAACGTCACCCGACCATCGAGGACCAGGTGGTGGTCTATGCCAATGCAACCATCTTGGGTGGTCGCACGGTGATCGGTCGCGATTCGGTGATCGGATCCAGCGTGTGGATCACCAAAAGTGTTTCGCCGGGAACCACCGTGATGCTGGAGAAGCCTCAACTGCGGGTCAAAGGCAGTGAGGAACCGAGCGAAGAAATGACGCCGGCGGGCAATTATCAGATATAG